The Geothrix oryzae DNA window TGTCGATCATCCTGCTGATCCTGGGGGTGGGCCTCATGGTGTGGCACCACGCGCACCAGCCCGCCGAGGCGTTTCCGGACCCCAAGCCCATCCCGCCCGCCCCGGCCACGCCCAGCCAGCGCTGGTCCGCCCTCTACTTCGCGGTGGCCATGGCCCTGTTCCTGGTGCAGATCGGCATGGGCGTCATGACGGCCCACGATGCGGTGGAAGGCAATGGCCTCTACGGTCTGGATCTGTCGCGCATCCTGCCCTATGCGGCCTCGCGCACCTGGCACCTCCAGCTGGCCGTCTTCTGGATCGCCACCTGCTGGCTGGCCACGGGCCTCTACCTGGGCCCCAAGCTCAGCGCGAAGGAGCCCAAGGGTCAGTGGCTCGGCGTCGCCGGCCTGCTCGGCGCCCTCGTGGTGGTGGTGGTCGGCGCGCTGGCCGGCGCCCACCAGGCCATCCTGGGCAAGCTGTCCGGCTCGTTCATGCTGGGCCACCAGGGCTATGAATATGTGGAATTGGGCCGCCTCTGGCAGATCCTGCTGACCGCGGGCATGGTCATCTGGCTAGTGCTGGTCCTCCGGTCCCTGCTGCCCGCGCTGAAGGGGGAGAAGGGCCGCCTGGGCCTGCTCAAGCTCTTCGTGCTGTCGGCCATCGCCATCCCGCTCTTCTACTCCGCGGGCTTCATGTACACCCGCGAGACCCACATCGCCATGGCCGAGTACTGGCGCTGGTGGGTGGTCCACCTCTGGGTGGAGGGCTTCTTCGAGGTCTTCGCCACCGTCGCCATCGCGCTGCTCTCCACCCGCATGGGCCTGCTGCGCGAAGGTACCGCGCTCCGCGCCGTGAGCCTCTCCATGGGCCTGTTCCTGGGCAGCGGCGTCATCGGCACCTTCCACCACCTCTACTACACGGGCTCCCCGGCTTCCATCGCGGCCCTGGGTTCCGTGTTCAGCGCCCTGGAGATCGTGCCCCTCACCATCGTGGGCTTCGAGATCGCCATGAGCCTGAAGGCCGGCCGCGCCCTGGGCAGCGGCTACGAGTGGCCGTTCAAGTACTTCGCGGCGGTCTGCTTCTGGAACCTGCTGGGGGCCGGTGTCTTCGGCATGCTCATCAACCCGCCCTCGGTGCTCTACTTCGGCCAGGGGCTCAACACCACGCCCATCCACAGCCATGCCGCGCTCTTCGGCGTCTACGGCTTCCTCGCCATCTCGCTCATGCTCTTCGCCCTGCGCGGCATGACGCCGGACAAGGCCTGGGATGAGAAGTGGCTGAAGTACGGCTTCTGGGGCCTGAACCTGGGCCTGGTCATGATGCTGGCGTTCTCGCTGGTGCCCAGCGGCTTCTACCAGATGGCGCAGAGCCTCGAGCACGGCACCTGGTACGCCCGCAGTGCCGAGGTCGTGCAGAGCCCCCTCATGCGCGCGTTCACCTGGATGCGCGTCCCCGGGGACACCCTCTTCGGCCTCGGTGCTCTCGCCGTGATCATCTTCACCTTCAAGGCCGTCATCGGCGCCTGGGGTTGGAGGACGGCGGAGGAAACCCAGCCAACCCGCGAGGCCACGGACGCGGCCCCCGCGTTCGCGGTGGCCGAGGACTGATCCGACGCCCCACCCGCGCTGCACGAGCCGAGGCCCCTTCCGAAAGGTGGGGGCCTCGCCGCGCGTAGTGCCGGATGCGCCCGGCGGGCGACACCAAGCAGGCCTGTTAACCTGACTCGCCTTGGAGGTGCACTGTGGTTCTCATCGCCGTCCTGCTGCTCGTGGTTGGTGTCCTGGCCTGGCGGTGGAAGACCAAGGTGGAATTCCCCCTGTCGGCCCGGCTGGCCATCCTGCAGTGGATCGGCCTGGGGCTCGGGGCGGTCCTGTTCCTGGCCTCCATGGCCGTGGTGGTCCCCCCGGGGCAGGCGGGCATCCAGGTGCTGTTCGGCAAGGTGAACGCCGAGCCGCTGCCCTCGGGCCTCCACTTCATCAACCCGTTCGCCCAGGTGGTGGAGATGGAGGTCCGCACCCGGAACTACACGATGTCGACCGTGTCGGACGAGGGACAGCATAAGGGTGACGATTCCATCTCCGTCATCAGCAGCGACGGCCTCACCGTGAAGCTGGACGCCACCATCTTCTACTCGCTGCAGCAGGCCCGCCTGCCCGAGATCTACCGGACCATCGGACCGGATGTGGAGGCGCGCATCGTGCGCAGCGAGATCCGGGCCAGCCTGCGGGATGCCGCCGCCAGCCTCTCCGCCACGGAGTTGTACACCTCCAAGCGCCAGTCCTTCGTGGATCAGGTGTCCAAGACCCTCCGGGCCGCCTTCGAAGGCCGGGGCATCACCCTGGAGCAGATGCTGCTCCGCAATGTCATCCTGCCGGACCAGATCACCAAGTCCATCAACGACAAGATCAGCGCTGACCAGGATGCCCAGAAGATGGCCTTCGTCCTGCAGAAGGAGAAGCAGGAGGCGGAGCGCAAGCGCATCGAAGCCGAAGGCCAGGCCCGGGCCCAGCAGATCGTGAGCCAGAGCCTGACGCCCCAGATCATCGAGTACCAGCGCATCCAGGCCCTCCGGGATATCGGCGCGAAGGGCAACCTGATCATCACCCCCATGGGGGGCGCCACGCCCATGATCCAGGTGTCCGCCAAGAAATAGGGGCCCCGGTTCTATTCGATGTATTTCCCCCGCTCCGTATAGTGCGTGTGGAGCAGGCGGTGGCTTCTGGCACCGCAGGGGCCTTCCTTCAGGAACTCGGAATAGATCCTCAGGACATCCGGGTTCTCATGGGATTTGCGGATTGGATAGGCCGAATCCTCGGCGTAGATGGCCTTGGCCCGGGCTTCCCGGATCTCGGGCGAGGTGGGAATGGGCTGGCCGCCCCCGCCGACGCACCCGCCCGGACATCCCATGAACTCGATGAAATGGCACTGGCTGAAGGGACCGCCCGCCTTGATGTCCTCCATGACCTTCTTCGCGTTGGCCGTGCCGTGGGCCACCGCGACCTTCAGCGTGGCTCCCCGGAGGAACTCCCAGCTCGAGAAATGGTCCGCGAGGATCGTCGGGACGGGCCCCACCTCCGGAACCGGGATCTCCGCATAGCGGATGCCCTCGAAACCCCGGACGGGCTTGATGTCGGCATGGGCGAAGAGGTCCTCCACCTTGACGCCGGACACCAGCTCGAGGACCGAGCGGAGCGCCGCCTCCATGACGCCTCCGGTGGCGCCGAAGATCACGCCGGAGCCGGTGGCGGTTCCGAAGGGTGCGTCGAATCCCGTCTTCGGCATGTCCGGCAGCCGGATGCCGGACTCGCGGATCATCTTGGCCAGTTCGCGGGTGGTGAGGCCGTAGTCCACATCCTTGAAGCCGCTGGCATCCATCTCGGGCCGGTTGCACTCGAACTTCTTGGCCGAGCAGGGCATCAGGGCCACGGTGACGATGTCCTCGGCGGGGATGTGATGGGTCCGTGCGTAGTAGGTCTTGATGATGGCGCCGAACATCTGCTGCGGACTCTTGGCGGTGGAGAGGTTCGGGATGTACTCGGGGTAGAAGTGCTCGAGGTATTTCACCCAGCCGGGGCTGCAGCTCGTGAACTGGGGCAGGGCGACGGATTCCCCCAGCATCAGGGCCTTCTTCAGCCGGATCAGGAGTTCCGTGCCCTCCTCGAGGATCGTGAGGTCCGCCGTGAAGTTGGTGTCGAAGACCCGGTCGAACCCGGCGCGCTTCAGGGCCGTGTTGAGCTCGAAGGTGAGGGCGTGCCCTGCGGGGAGACCGAAGCATTCTCCGATGGCGGCGCGCGGGCTGGGCGCGGTCTGGATCACCACATGCTTGCCCGGGTCGTCGATGGCGGCCCAGACCTCGTCGGTGTAGTCCTGGGCATGGAGTGCGCCGGTGGGGCAGCGGTTGATGCACTGTCCGCAATTGATGCAGACGACATCTCCCAGGGGCTTGCCGAGGTACGGGGCGATGTGGCTGTGGTCCGACCGTCCCAGCACCTCGATGGCGCCCACTTCCTGGAGGTCGATGCAGGTGCGGACGCATCGGCGGCACATCACGCACTTGTTGTTGTCGCGGACCACGGAGTAGCTCGATCCGTCGATCTCATGGCGGGGCCGCTCGGGGTGCCCGAAGCGGAACATGTCCACGCCGTATTCCCTGGCCAGATCCTGGAGTTCGCAGTTGTTGTTCCGGCGGCAGGCGTAGCAGTCGCCGTAGTGGTCGCTCAGCAGCAGGTCGACGATGTGGCGCCGGGCCAGCCGGACCTTCTTGGAATGGGTCCTGACCTGGATGGGGGCCGTCACCGGGAAAGTGCAGGCCGCCTGGAGCGCGCGCAGCCCCTCGACCTCGACGGAGCAGATCCGGCAGACGCCGGCCACGCAGAGATCCGGGTGATGGCACAGGGTGGGGATGTGGGTCCCCAGCTTCCGCGCCGCCTCGAGGATGGTGGTCCCGACGGGCACCTTCACCTCCTGCCCGTCGAGCGTGAGGGCGACTTCAGCTTCGGCGCCCAGGGGGCCGAGGGGCGGGGCGTTCTGGTTCCGCTGGCTGGCCGGCGCCCGGCGGGGACGATCGATGGCGGTGGCTTCGGTCATGGTCGGTTCCCCTTCACTCAGGCGTGCACTCAGGCGTGGACCAGGGGGTGGGCGCGGCCCATGAGCTCCTCCCGGAAATTGCGGACCACGGACAGGAAGGCGCAGGGACTGCTCTGCCCGAGCCCGCATTTGGAGGCGATCATCATGGTCTCGCCCAGGGCGCACAGCTCATTGAGGTAGGCCATGGAGCAGGTGCCCGCCTTGAGCATCTTCACGCCCTCCAGCAGCTTCCGGTTCCCGAGACGGCAGGGCGTGCACTGGCCGCAGGACTCGTCGGCGAAGAAGCCGAGGAAGTTCTCGATGACATCCAGCATGTCCCGCTGGGGGCCGAAGATGATCACGGACCCGCCCGTCGGGATGTCCTCGAAGGCGATGGCCCGGTCGAACTGCGAGGCCGGGATGCACTGGCCCGAGGCCCCTCCGATCTGGACGGCCCGGGCGTTCTCCCCGCCCACATTCCGGAGCAGCTCCCTGACGGTGATGCCCATGGGGAACTCGAAGACGCCCGGTCGCTCGCAGTCGCCCGAGATGCTGAAGATCTTGATGCCCGTGCTCATCTCGGTTCCGACCTTCCGGAACCACGCCGCCCCCTTCTGCAGGATGCAGGCCGCCCAGGCCAGGGTCTCCACATTGTTGACGACCGAGGGACGATCCAGGAAGCCCTGGTGGACGGGGTAGGGCGGCCGGTTCCTCGGCTCGCCGCGGAACCCTTCGAGGCACTCGATCAGCCCGGTCTCCTCGCCGCAGATGTAGGCACCGGCCCCCATGAAGATGCGGATGTCGAACCCCGGCTGGAAGCCCAGGATGTCCTCCCCCAGCAGGTGCCGGCTCCGGCGCTGCTGCAGGACGGCCTCGAGGTGGGCGCGCAGGTAGGTGTACTCGCCCCGGAGGAAGAGGATCCCCTCCTTCGCGCCGACGGCGAGTGCCGCGATGGTCATGCCCTCGAAGACCAGGTCCGCGTGCTCCTGGAGGATCACGCGATCCTTGAAGGTCCCCGGTTCGCCTTCGTCCGCGTTGCAGAGGATGAACTTCTGGTCGGAGGGCGCTTCGGCGGCCAGGGCCCACTTGGTGCCGGTGGAGAACCCGGCGCCGCCTCGACCCTTCAATCCAGAGGCGGTGATCTCCTGGACGATCTCCGCCGGCGTCCGTTCCAGGGCCCGCTGCAGGCCGATGTCGGCGGGCATGTGGCTGAAGGTCGGAATCTGGCTCATGCGAGGTGAACCTCCTTCCGTTCCGTGGCGTGCTGTCCGAAGGCCCGGCGGCACTCCTCGAGGATGGCGTGCACGGATTCCGGGGTGACGCGGGTGAAGACGCGCTCGTTCACCAGCAGGGCGGGCCCCTGGTCGCACATGCCGATGCAGTTGGCCCATTCCAGGGTGAATTTCCCGTCCGGCGTCGTCTGGCCGAAGGAGATGCCCAGATCGTTCTCGAGCTGCCGCATGACCCGGGCCTTCCCCGCCATGTCGCAGGAGATGGTGCGGCAGAGGCGGATCACATAGCGGCCCTGGGGGCGGTCGCCGAGGAAGGCATAGAAGGACACAACGCTGTTCACTTCCACCGGATGGATGCCGAGCAGGTCGGCCGTGACCTGCATGGCATAGCTGTCGATCTTGTGGTACTTGCGCTTCACCTCCTGGAGGATGGGCACCAGGGAGGTGCGCTGGCGGCCGTACTTGTCCACCAGGTTCTGGATTTCCGCCGCCAGGAATTCACGCTCCGTCATCAGCATGTGGGTTCTCCTTGGCCTGGGCTTGGCTTGGGGCATGCGCGGCCGACCCGCCGCCAGGCGGGGGCTGGTTCGCAGGGGGGATGCATGGGCGGGTGGTCACGGCCCTCCCGGACAGGCGGAGGACCGCCGGCCTGCCTGTTCGTCGAGAGGAATCCGCATCCATCCGGACCACCACAGGAACCGACGAGACTCTACCCCCAGATGCACCGGGGTTCCAGCCAATGATGATGTATAGGTAATAAATTATTTCCGGGGCGGGAAACCTGAGATGGAGCCCTTGTTCCCGCCTCTGCGCTATGATGAATAACTTGACCAATGTGGTCAGGATTGTGGGGCTGCCATGAAGGTGATCGTCGCCAAGACCGCGGGCTTCTGCTGGGGCGTGAAGCGCGCCATGGACGCGGTGCTGGAAGCCTCAGTCCGCAACGACGGCCGCGCCGTCCAGACCCTGGGGCCGCTCATCCACAACCCGCAGGCCCTGGACCTCATCGGCAAGCGGGGCGTGGCCGTGGCCGAAACCCCCGACAAAGTGCAGAACGGCACGGTGGTGATCCGGGCCCACGGCATTCCCATCCAGGACCTGCGGGGGCTCAAGGAGCGCCAGGCGCGGGGCGAGGTGAAGATCGTCAACGCCACCTGTCCCGAGGTGGCCAAGGTCCACCACAAGATCAAGAAGTGGAGCCCCAAGGGCTACTTCACGGTGATCCTGGGCAGCCACGGGCATGCCGAGAGCGTGGCGCACCGCAGCTTCGCGGAGAGCGGCTCCGTCATCGTCGCGAACATGGCCGAGGCCGAGGCGCTGACGGACGACCAGCTGAAGAAGGTGCTGGTGGTGGCCCAGACGACCTTCACGGTGAAGGACTATCACGCGATCTCGGATTACATCCGCACCCGCGCGGGCGATGCGGTCTTCGAGAACACCATCTGCGAAGACACCTGGATGCGGCAGGACGAGGCCAAGGAACTGGCCCGCACTGTGGACACGGTGATCGTCGTGGGCGGCAAGGCCTCCAGCAACACGAAGCATCTGGCCGAACTGGCCCACCACTACGGCAAGCCCGTGCAGTATGTGGAGACCGCCGCGGAGCTGGACCTCAGCGCCTTCGCGGGCCGCGAGACCGTGGGCGTGCTGGCGGGCGCCTCGACCCCCACCTGGCTGGTGGACGAGGTGGTGGATGTTCTGGAGCAGCTGGGGGATGGTCCCAGCCGCTGGCGCAGCTTCGCCCAGGCTGCCTTTGGCAGCTCGTCGCTGCTGGCGATGGGGGCGGGTCTCATGACCCTGGGCGTGCACAAGTGGCTGGGCCTGCCCCTGGGCTGGCGCTACCCGGTGCTGGCCGCGACCTATGTGCTGGCCATGTACCTCCTCACCCCGTTTCTGGATCCATTGGGCCTCGGCGCCAAAGGACCGGCTAGGGCGAGATTCCTCCAGCGGAACCGGATCGTCCTGCTGGCCTCGGCCGGGGTGGCCCTGGTCGCGACCCTTGGCCTGGCGGCCAGCCAGGGGCTGAAGGCCCTGGCCGTGGCGGCAGGGGCCTCGCTGGTGGGCGCCGCCTACAAGCAGCGGTTCCAGGTCGGCAAGCGGATCCTGAGCCTGCGGAACATTCCGGGTTCCAAGGATGTGGTGGTGGCCCTGGCCCTGGCCACGGTCGCGGTCGTCATGCCGGTCTGGCAGGAGGGGCGCGCCTGGGACCTCCGTGCCTTCGCGGCGGTCTTCCTGGTGGGCGTGCTGGCCTTCGTCCGTACGGTGATCTACGAGATCCGGGACATGCAGAACGATCAGATCGTGGGCAAGGAGACCCTGCCGATCCTCATGGGCAAGATGGCCACGAAGGTCGTGCTGGTGGGCCTCCTCGGCTCGTTGCTGGCCGGCACGCTCTGGCTCACCTTCGACAGCCGTCAGCAGGGGGGGCATCCCCTGGCCGTGGCGGTGGTGCTGGTGATCTGCGCGGCCTATCCGGTGCTGTACCTGTGGCTCTATCACGAGCGCTTCACGACCGGGAAACACCGCTTCGAGCTGAGCGTCGATCTGAGCTTCTACCTCGTCGGATTGCTGGCGCTGGTGTAGTGCTTGTCATCCTTGGAGAGACTGCTAGCCTTGGGGCACCATTTCCAAAGGAGAGCCCCATGCGCATGAAGTCGCTTGTCGTCCTGTCGGCCACGGCCGTGCTCGGCGCCGCCCTCGGCTGGGCCGCCGCCGCCGCCAGCTACCAGAAGACCGGCACGGTGAAGGAAGTCGCTGCCGACAGCTTCACCCTGGACCTCGGCAAGGAGGAATGGCGTTTCTACACCGATGGCAGCA harbors:
- a CDS encoding nitric-oxide reductase large subunit; protein product: MKARWWLVLLVLLAGFGVLGLGGRQIAQNAPPIPQRVVAEDGTQLVGPGQILKGQVSYLGHGGQHIGSIWGHGAYLAPDWSAKALHQWAAHTLEGVKVQGTSVADAKASTISIFQSNRYESSTGTLTLNAAQAKAYLQARAELAKVAVEGDKGAAIPARWIPTLEEGERVADFWLWTAWAAAARRPGADHSYTQNWPQEPLVGNAITPISHLWSILSIILLILGVGLMVWHHAHQPAEAFPDPKPIPPAPATPSQRWSALYFAVAMALFLVQIGMGVMTAHDAVEGNGLYGLDLSRILPYAASRTWHLQLAVFWIATCWLATGLYLGPKLSAKEPKGQWLGVAGLLGALVVVVVGALAGAHQAILGKLSGSFMLGHQGYEYVELGRLWQILLTAGMVIWLVLVLRSLLPALKGEKGRLGLLKLFVLSAIAIPLFYSAGFMYTRETHIAMAEYWRWWVVHLWVEGFFEVFATVAIALLSTRMGLLREGTALRAVSLSMGLFLGSGVIGTFHHLYYTGSPASIAALGSVFSALEIVPLTIVGFEIAMSLKAGRALGSGYEWPFKYFAAVCFWNLLGAGVFGMLINPPSVLYFGQGLNTTPIHSHAALFGVYGFLAISLMLFALRGMTPDKAWDEKWLKYGFWGLNLGLVMMLAFSLVPSGFYQMAQSLEHGTWYARSAEVVQSPLMRAFTWMRVPGDTLFGLGALAVIIFTFKAVIGAWGWRTAEETQPTREATDAAPAFAVAED
- a CDS encoding prohibitin family protein — translated: MVLIAVLLLVVGVLAWRWKTKVEFPLSARLAILQWIGLGLGAVLFLASMAVVVPPGQAGIQVLFGKVNAEPLPSGLHFINPFAQVVEMEVRTRNYTMSTVSDEGQHKGDDSISVISSDGLTVKLDATIFYSLQQARLPEIYRTIGPDVEARIVRSEIRASLRDAAASLSATELYTSKRQSFVDQVSKTLRAAFEGRGITLEQMLLRNVILPDQITKSINDKISADQDAQKMAFVLQKEKQEAERKRIEAEGQARAQQIVSQSLTPQIIEYQRIQALRDIGAKGNLIITPMGGATPMIQVSAKK
- a CDS encoding NADH-dependent [FeFe] hydrogenase, group A6, with protein sequence MTEATAIDRPRRAPASQRNQNAPPLGPLGAEAEVALTLDGQEVKVPVGTTILEAARKLGTHIPTLCHHPDLCVAGVCRICSVEVEGLRALQAACTFPVTAPIQVRTHSKKVRLARRHIVDLLLSDHYGDCYACRRNNNCELQDLAREYGVDMFRFGHPERPRHEIDGSSYSVVRDNNKCVMCRRCVRTCIDLQEVGAIEVLGRSDHSHIAPYLGKPLGDVVCINCGQCINRCPTGALHAQDYTDEVWAAIDDPGKHVVIQTAPSPRAAIGECFGLPAGHALTFELNTALKRAGFDRVFDTNFTADLTILEEGTELLIRLKKALMLGESVALPQFTSCSPGWVKYLEHFYPEYIPNLSTAKSPQQMFGAIIKTYYARTHHIPAEDIVTVALMPCSAKKFECNRPEMDASGFKDVDYGLTTRELAKMIRESGIRLPDMPKTGFDAPFGTATGSGVIFGATGGVMEAALRSVLELVSGVKVEDLFAHADIKPVRGFEGIRYAEIPVPEVGPVPTILADHFSSWEFLRGATLKVAVAHGTANAKKVMEDIKAGGPFSQCHFIEFMGCPGGCVGGGGQPIPTSPEIREARAKAIYAEDSAYPIRKSHENPDVLRIYSEFLKEGPCGARSHRLLHTHYTERGKYIE
- a CDS encoding complex I 51 kDa subunit family protein gives rise to the protein MSQIPTFSHMPADIGLQRALERTPAEIVQEITASGLKGRGGAGFSTGTKWALAAEAPSDQKFILCNADEGEPGTFKDRVILQEHADLVFEGMTIAALAVGAKEGILFLRGEYTYLRAHLEAVLQQRRSRHLLGEDILGFQPGFDIRIFMGAGAYICGEETGLIECLEGFRGEPRNRPPYPVHQGFLDRPSVVNNVETLAWAACILQKGAAWFRKVGTEMSTGIKIFSISGDCERPGVFEFPMGITVRELLRNVGGENARAVQIGGASGQCIPASQFDRAIAFEDIPTGGSVIIFGPQRDMLDVIENFLGFFADESCGQCTPCRLGNRKLLEGVKMLKAGTCSMAYLNELCALGETMMIASKCGLGQSSPCAFLSVVRNFREELMGRAHPLVHA
- a CDS encoding NADH-quinone oxidoreductase subunit NuoE family protein → MLMTEREFLAAEIQNLVDKYGRQRTSLVPILQEVKRKYHKIDSYAMQVTADLLGIHPVEVNSVVSFYAFLGDRPQGRYVIRLCRTISCDMAGKARVMRQLENDLGISFGQTTPDGKFTLEWANCIGMCDQGPALLVNERVFTRVTPESVHAILEECRRAFGQHATERKEVHLA
- the ispH gene encoding 4-hydroxy-3-methylbut-2-enyl diphosphate reductase — protein: MKVIVAKTAGFCWGVKRAMDAVLEASVRNDGRAVQTLGPLIHNPQALDLIGKRGVAVAETPDKVQNGTVVIRAHGIPIQDLRGLKERQARGEVKIVNATCPEVAKVHHKIKKWSPKGYFTVILGSHGHAESVAHRSFAESGSVIVANMAEAEALTDDQLKKVLVVAQTTFTVKDYHAISDYIRTRAGDAVFENTICEDTWMRQDEAKELARTVDTVIVVGGKASSNTKHLAELAHHYGKPVQYVETAAELDLSAFAGRETVGVLAGASTPTWLVDEVVDVLEQLGDGPSRWRSFAQAAFGSSSLLAMGAGLMTLGVHKWLGLPLGWRYPVLAATYVLAMYLLTPFLDPLGLGAKGPARARFLQRNRIVLLASAGVALVATLGLAASQGLKALAVAAGASLVGAAYKQRFQVGKRILSLRNIPGSKDVVVALALATVAVVMPVWQEGRAWDLRAFAAVFLVGVLAFVRTVIYEIRDMQNDQIVGKETLPILMGKMATKVVLVGLLGSLLAGTLWLTFDSRQQGGHPLAVAVVLVICAAYPVLYLWLYHERFTTGKHRFELSVDLSFYLVGLLALV